In Deinococcus aquaedulcis, one DNA window encodes the following:
- a CDS encoding DUF1905 domain-containing protein — protein sequence MSLQLQFSGPLFHWAGPAPHYFVAVPETEAAAIRDLSRLVTYGWGMIPAQVQIGQTTFKTSLFPKEGGYLVPVKVAARRAEGVEEGQTVTLTLNVG from the coding sequence GTGAGCCTTCAGCTGCAGTTCAGTGGCCCGCTCTTTCACTGGGCTGGGCCTGCGCCCCATTACTTCGTGGCGGTGCCGGAGACCGAAGCGGCGGCCATTCGGGACCTCTCGCGGCTGGTCACCTACGGCTGGGGCATGATTCCGGCCCAGGTGCAGATCGGCCAGACCACGTTCAAGACGTCGCTTTTCCCAAAAGAAGGCGGCTATCTGGTGCCGGTCAAGGTGGCCGCCCGCCGCGCAGAAGGGGTGGAAGAGGGGCAGACGGTCACGCTGACCCTGAACGTGGGCTGA
- a CDS encoding GNAT family N-acetyltransferase — MIAAHRYPQDADRAERAPYAAWVAGAMGRGLYLGFVLEQEGAVVAGAGLTLLEWGPSRHDPQPWRARLVNVWTHPDWRRQGHARALVQACLGAAQARGITRISLGTSEMGRRLYGSLGFTDRGGEMLLVLGDSTAD, encoded by the coding sequence ATGATCGCCGCCCACCGCTACCCACAAGACGCCGACCGGGCCGAGCGCGCCCCCTACGCCGCGTGGGTGGCCGGGGCCATGGGCCGGGGGCTGTACCTGGGCTTCGTGCTGGAACAGGAGGGCGCTGTGGTCGCCGGGGCGGGCCTGACCCTGCTGGAGTGGGGCCCCAGCCGGCACGACCCGCAGCCGTGGCGGGCGCGGCTGGTGAATGTCTGGACCCACCCGGACTGGCGCCGCCAGGGCCACGCCCGCGCGCTGGTGCAGGCGTGCCTGGGGGCGGCCCAGGCCAGGGGAATCACCCGCATCAGCCTGGGCACGAGCGAGATGGGCCGCCGCCTGTACGGGTCGCTGGGCTTTACCGACCGGGGCGGCGAGATGCTGCTGGTCCTGGGCGACTCCACGGCGGACTGA
- a CDS encoding MarR family winged helix-turn-helix transcriptional regulator gives MSTLALLDRIRRDWAQRAPEVDPAPMLIFITFSRAHALLGDAVRSTAARADLTSGTRDLLFTLYRSAPPEGLPASEVAALLAVSPATVTGSADRLEARGLLTRTLDPQDRRSWRLALTDAGRALVQAHLPEHLAFEEQLLAALTPEERAHFEGLLRKLIAHAEAQGLA, from the coding sequence ATGTCCACCCTCGCCCTGCTGGACCGCATTCGCCGCGACTGGGCCCAGCGGGCGCCCGAGGTGGACCCGGCACCCATGCTGATCTTCATTACCTTCAGCCGCGCCCACGCGCTGCTGGGCGACGCGGTGCGCTCCACCGCCGCGCGTGCCGACCTGACCTCTGGCACCCGTGACCTGCTGTTTACCCTCTACCGCTCGGCGCCCCCAGAGGGCCTGCCGGCCAGCGAGGTCGCGGCGCTGCTGGCGGTGTCGCCCGCCACGGTGACGGGCAGCGCCGACCGCCTGGAAGCGCGCGGTCTGCTGACCCGCACCCTGGACCCCCAGGACCGCCGTTCGTGGCGCCTGGCCCTGACCGACGCGGGGCGCGCCCTGGTACAGGCCCATCTGCCCGAACATCTGGCCTTTGAAGAGCAGCTGCTGGCGGCCCTGACCCCCGAAGAGCGGGCGCACTTTGAGGGGCTGCTGCGCAAATTGATCGCCCACGCTGAAGCCCAGGGTCTGGCCTGA
- a CDS encoding EamA family transporter encodes MRPSPLLLAALAPLSWGTSYVVLERLEPMGPTTAAALRALGAGLLLLALVRQLPRGEWWWKSALLGALNFGLFFGTLFVGASRLGGGVTATLGALGPLLIIAFNLLALGQRPERHTLGAALLGLVGVALLVLGPSARLDALGLAAGLLSVVAASGGYLLAGAWGTPSGTSLLAVTAWQLCWGGLLLVPAALLADGGLPPLPTAAQWPLLAYLIVVGTALAYALWFRGIAQTSPVQVSLLTRLSPATALMLDLWQGHRLGALQWGGLALIALSFLPPRTPRAQPVAGAPQSRPVRPG; translated from the coding sequence ATGCGTCCCTCTCCCCTGCTGCTGGCTGCCCTGGCTCCCCTGAGCTGGGGCACAAGTTACGTGGTACTGGAACGGCTGGAGCCGATGGGCCCCACCACCGCCGCCGCGCTGCGGGCGCTGGGGGCCGGTCTGCTGCTGCTGGCGCTGGTGCGGCAGTTGCCCCGGGGTGAGTGGTGGTGGAAAAGTGCGCTGCTGGGCGCCCTGAACTTTGGTCTGTTTTTTGGCACGCTGTTTGTGGGGGCCAGCCGACTGGGCGGTGGAGTGACCGCCACGCTGGGGGCGCTAGGGCCCTTGCTGATCATCGCCTTCAATCTCCTGGCACTGGGGCAGCGCCCCGAACGGCACACGCTGGGCGCGGCGCTGCTGGGGCTGGTGGGTGTGGCGCTGCTGGTGCTGGGGCCCAGCGCGCGGCTGGACGCCCTGGGGCTGGCGGCGGGGCTCCTGAGCGTGGTGGCGGCCTCGGGTGGCTACCTGCTGGCGGGGGCCTGGGGCACGCCGTCGGGCACCAGCCTGCTGGCCGTGACCGCGTGGCAGCTGTGCTGGGGCGGGCTGCTGCTGGTGCCCGCCGCGCTACTGGCCGACGGCGGCCTGCCGCCCCTGCCCACTGCCGCCCAGTGGCCACTGCTGGCCTACCTGATCGTGGTGGGCACGGCCCTGGCCTACGCGCTGTGGTTCCGGGGCATTGCGCAGACCTCGCCGGTGCAGGTGTCGCTGCTCACGCGCCTGAGCCCGGCCACGGCCCTCATGCTGGACCTGTGGCAAGGCCACCGGCTGGGCGCGCTGCAGTGGGGCGGGCTGGCCCTGATCGCCCTGAGTTTTCTGCCGCCCCGAACGCCCCGGGCCCAGCCGGTGGCCGGCGCGCCTCAGTCCAGGCCTGTGCGCCCCGGGTGA
- the soxR gene encoding redox-sensitive transcriptional activator SoxR — MTPLTPTRLTPAELSARSGLAVSALHHYEREGLITSTRTAGGQRRYGRDTLRRLAFIRAAARVGVPLAQIRAALETLPGGRVPTAADWAALAAGWQAELDARIALLTRLRDDLSGCIDCGCLSLERCALHNPDDRFGQRHPGRTGLD; from the coding sequence ATGACCCCCCTGACGCCGACACGCCTGACCCCCGCCGAACTCTCGGCCCGCAGCGGCCTTGCCGTCAGCGCCCTGCACCATTACGAGCGTGAAGGCCTGATCACCAGCACCCGAACGGCGGGCGGGCAGCGGCGCTACGGGCGCGACACGCTACGCCGACTGGCCTTTATCCGCGCGGCGGCGCGGGTGGGCGTGCCGCTGGCCCAGATTCGCGCGGCGCTGGAGACCCTGCCTGGCGGGCGCGTGCCCACGGCTGCCGACTGGGCGGCCCTGGCGGCGGGCTGGCAGGCCGAACTGGACGCCCGCATTGCCCTGCTGACCCGCCTGCGCGACGACCTGAGCGGCTGCATTGACTGCGGCTGCCTGTCGCTGGAACGCTGTGCCCTGCACAACCCGGACGACCGCTTTGGGCAGCGTCACCCGGGGCGCACAGGCCTGGACTGA
- a CDS encoding arylamine N-acetyltransferase family protein: protein MTSPALSAAHAAAYLRRLHLSAPGPPTLEALCALHRAHLLQVPFENLDIHLGRALSLALPDLFDKVVGRRRGGYCYELNSLFAALLRTLGYEVSFLSARVVGDGGEPGPAFDHLALRVTSPALPGAVLADVGFGDAFLEPLALSPGVRRQEGSKVVGLERTGTTWTYLEDRGRGPEAHYLLTEAAFPLRAFQERHVWQQTAPDSHFRRQPLCTRATAEGRLTLAGCRLIQTDRAGRTEQLLAPAARQAVLRDQFGVRLDQCLPEPTPSRP from the coding sequence ATGACCTCGCCTGCTCTGTCTGCGGCGCATGCCGCCGCCTATCTTCGGCGCCTGCACCTCTCTGCCCCCGGCCCCCCCACCCTGGAGGCGCTCTGCGCCCTGCACCGGGCCCACCTGCTTCAGGTGCCGTTCGAGAACCTTGATATTCACCTGGGCCGCGCCCTGTCCCTGGCGCTGCCGGACCTGTTCGACAAGGTGGTGGGCCGGCGCCGGGGGGGCTACTGCTACGAACTCAACAGCTTGTTTGCCGCGCTGCTGCGGACCCTGGGCTACGAGGTGAGCTTTCTGTCGGCGCGCGTGGTGGGCGACGGGGGCGAGCCAGGACCGGCCTTTGACCATCTGGCCCTGCGGGTCACCTCGCCCGCCCTGCCCGGCGCCGTGCTGGCGGATGTGGGCTTTGGCGACGCCTTTCTGGAGCCCCTGGCGTTAAGCCCCGGGGTCCGCCGCCAGGAAGGCAGCAAGGTGGTGGGGCTGGAGCGCACAGGAACCACCTGGACCTACCTGGAGGACCGGGGCCGTGGCCCCGAGGCCCACTATCTGTTGACCGAGGCGGCTTTCCCGCTCCGGGCCTTTCAGGAGCGGCACGTGTGGCAGCAGACGGCGCCGGACAGCCATTTCCGCCGCCAGCCCCTGTGCACGCGCGCGACCGCCGAGGGCCGCCTGACCCTGGCCGGGTGCCGCCTGATTCAGACTGACCGCGCGGGCCGCACCGAACAGCTGCTGGCGCCAGCTGCCCGGCAGGCGGTGCTGCGCGATCAGTTTGGGGTGCGCCTGGATCAGTGCCTGCCAGAGCCCACCCCCTCGCGGCCCTGA
- a CDS encoding SDR family oxidoreductase yields the protein MTRVVVTGASGTLGRALLPLLQAAGAEVLALSRRPGPAAPGLTWAAVDLIQPGALAGVLRPGDVVVHLATQPLKAGADVALTRQVVQAARAAGAAHLVYMSIAGLEGLQSAPYYRDKWAAERLVDGSGLPFTLLRTTQFHEFVDELLRRLTLPVPGLGPLTLLPAGVTLRPLAAGAAAERLCALSLGAPAGRVADLCGPEALSFPELARARGRRRVLRLPLPVPIFRAWRGGAAVPTAAQPVGDSWAQWSAGR from the coding sequence ATGACCCGCGTGGTGGTCACCGGGGCCAGCGGCACCCTGGGCCGCGCCCTGCTGCCGCTGCTGCAGGCCGCCGGCGCGGAGGTGCTGGCCCTGAGCCGCCGGCCCGGGCCTGCTGCCCCCGGCCTCACCTGGGCTGCCGTGGACCTGATCCAGCCCGGCGCGCTGGCGGGCGTGCTGCGCCCGGGCGACGTGGTGGTGCACCTGGCCACCCAGCCCCTGAAGGCCGGCGCCGATGTGGCCCTGACCCGGCAGGTGGTGCAGGCCGCGCGGGCAGCCGGCGCAGCCCACCTCGTCTACATGAGTATTGCGGGCCTGGAGGGGTTGCAGAGCGCGCCCTACTACCGCGACAAGTGGGCGGCTGAGCGGCTGGTGGACGGCAGCGGACTGCCCTTCACCCTTCTGCGCACCACGCAGTTTCACGAGTTCGTGGACGAGCTGCTGCGCCGCCTGACCCTCCCGGTGCCGGGCCTGGGCCCACTGACGCTGCTGCCTGCCGGGGTGACGCTGCGGCCCCTGGCCGCAGGGGCAGCGGCTGAGCGCCTGTGCGCCCTGAGCCTGGGGGCCCCGGCGGGCCGGGTGGCCGACCTGTGCGGCCCCGAAGCCCTGAGTTTCCCCGAGCTGGCGCGGGCGCGCGGCCGGCGCCGGGTGCTGCGCCTGCCGCTGCCTGTGCCCATCTTCCGGGCGTGGCGCGGCGGCGCGGCGGTGCCCACGGCGGCCCAGCCGGTGGGCGACTCGTGGGCCCAGTGGAGCGCCGGACGGTGA
- a CDS encoding DUF6463 family protein has protein sequence MTRASHWLRGLALLHLAVGLVLYREPLLGWVQAGVLNAVEPHWDRMAAFWFLLYGALLYGQGQLAAAFEARREPLPRAFVQGWLLTGLLGTVAMPLSGLPLVALAAALSLRARPAPVAP, from the coding sequence ATGACACGAGCAAGTCATTGGTTGCGGGGGCTGGCCCTGCTGCACCTGGCCGTGGGGCTGGTGCTGTACCGCGAACCGCTGCTGGGCTGGGTTCAGGCCGGGGTCTTGAACGCTGTCGAGCCGCACTGGGACCGCATGGCCGCCTTCTGGTTCCTGCTGTACGGCGCGCTGCTGTACGGCCAGGGCCAGCTGGCCGCCGCCTTTGAGGCCCGCCGCGAACCGCTGCCCCGCGCCTTCGTGCAGGGCTGGCTGCTGACCGGCTTGCTGGGCACCGTGGCGATGCCCCTGAGCGGCCTGCCGCTGGTGGCGCTGGCCGCTGCCCTGAGCCTGCGCGCCCGCCCTGCCCCGGTGGCGCCATGA
- a CDS encoding TetR/AcrR family transcriptional regulator produces MARTSKTDWLNAGLQVLTAQGEGGLTVDGLVTFMGLTKGSFYHHFPSLGAYRTALLAHLDHVGFADVVDTIDPALPPAAQLQVLTDLISRRNPAEDRAVRLWAERDPGARALVQRVDERRLAYLAGLFTAIVGDPAQGRQLARLGYAVYLGAAQMHPPIQGEEYRQMGELLHGQLLGGAPPHPSPEPEGGQT; encoded by the coding sequence ATGGCCCGAACCTCGAAAACCGACTGGCTGAACGCGGGCCTGCAGGTGCTGACCGCCCAGGGCGAGGGCGGCCTGACCGTGGACGGGCTGGTGACCTTCATGGGCCTGACCAAGGGCTCCTTTTACCACCATTTCCCCAGCCTGGGCGCGTACCGAACGGCGCTGCTGGCGCACCTGGACCATGTAGGCTTTGCCGACGTGGTGGACACCATAGACCCTGCTTTGCCCCCCGCCGCCCAGCTGCAGGTCCTTACTGACCTGATCAGCCGCCGCAACCCCGCCGAGGACCGCGCTGTCCGCCTGTGGGCCGAGCGCGACCCCGGGGCCCGCGCGCTGGTGCAGCGGGTGGACGAGCGGCGGCTGGCCTATCTGGCCGGGCTGTTCACGGCCATCGTGGGCGACCCGGCGCAGGGCCGGCAACTGGCCCGGCTGGGCTACGCCGTGTATCTGGGGGCCGCCCAGATGCACCCCCCCATTCAGGGCGAGGAGTACCGCCAGATGGGCGAGCTGCTGCACGGGCAGTTGCTGGGCGGCGCCCCCCCACACCCAAGCCCTGAGCCCGAAGGAGGACAGACATGA
- a CDS encoding ATP-binding protein — MTVTAKARTLGELLQTPEYAGRTPFDGRVRLVQDEVRENLTRKLRAGEELFPGVVGYDDTVIPQLVNALLARQNFILLGLRGQAKSRILRAITELLDPEVPVIAGADMPDDPLNPVGAEGRHLLEAHGLELPIRWLPRAERYVEKLATPDVTVADLVGDVDPIKAARLGTSLGDVRSMHFGLLPRANRGIFAVNELADLAPKVQVALFNILQEGDVQIKGYPIRLELDVMLVFSANPEDYTARGKIVTPLKDRIGSEIRTHYPTDVGLGMAITEQEAVRDPSVTVPPFMAELIEEIAFQAREDGRVDKLSGVSQRLPISLMEVAAANAERRSLTGGDAPVVRVSDVYAGLPAITGKMELEYEGELKGADNVARDVIRKAAGAVYARRYGSANTRELEKWFENGNVFRFPQGGDSREALQATQEVPGLTELAAEVAASADDAVRASAAEFVLEGLYGRKKLSRAEELYAAPEPETRQQRGGRWN, encoded by the coding sequence ATGACGGTCACTGCCAAGGCGAGAACGCTCGGAGAACTCCTTCAGACGCCGGAATACGCCGGACGCACGCCGTTTGACGGCCGGGTGCGCCTCGTGCAGGACGAGGTGCGCGAGAACCTGACGCGCAAGCTGCGCGCGGGCGAGGAACTGTTTCCCGGCGTGGTGGGCTATGACGACACCGTGATTCCGCAGCTGGTCAACGCCCTGCTGGCGCGGCAGAACTTTATTCTGCTGGGCCTGCGTGGTCAGGCCAAGAGCCGCATTCTGCGCGCCATCACAGAGCTGCTGGACCCCGAAGTGCCAGTCATCGCTGGGGCCGACATGCCCGACGATCCCCTGAACCCCGTGGGCGCAGAGGGCCGGCACCTGCTGGAAGCCCACGGCCTGGAGCTGCCCATTCGCTGGCTGCCGCGCGCCGAGCGCTACGTGGAGAAGCTGGCCACCCCCGACGTGACGGTGGCCGATCTGGTGGGCGATGTGGACCCCATCAAGGCCGCGCGCCTGGGCACGTCTCTGGGGGACGTGAGGAGCATGCACTTTGGCCTGCTGCCGCGCGCCAACCGGGGCATTTTTGCGGTGAACGAGCTGGCCGACCTGGCCCCCAAGGTGCAGGTAGCGCTGTTCAACATCCTTCAGGAGGGGGACGTGCAGATCAAGGGCTACCCCATTCGCCTGGAGCTGGACGTGATGCTGGTCTTCTCAGCCAACCCCGAGGACTACACGGCGCGCGGCAAGATTGTCACGCCGCTCAAGGACCGCATTGGCAGCGAGATCCGCACCCACTACCCCACCGACGTGGGCCTGGGCATGGCCATTACCGAGCAGGAAGCGGTGCGCGACCCCTCGGTGACGGTGCCGCCCTTCATGGCCGAACTGATAGAAGAAATTGCCTTCCAGGCGCGTGAAGATGGCCGCGTGGACAAACTCAGCGGGGTCTCGCAGCGCCTGCCCATTTCCCTGATGGAGGTGGCCGCCGCCAACGCCGAGCGCCGCAGCCTGACGGGCGGCGACGCGCCCGTGGTGCGCGTGAGCGACGTGTACGCGGGCCTGCCGGCCATTACCGGCAAGATGGAACTGGAATACGAGGGCGAGCTGAAGGGCGCCGACAACGTGGCCCGCGACGTGATCCGCAAGGCCGCTGGGGCGGTGTACGCCCGCCGCTACGGCAGCGCCAACACCCGCGAGCTGGAAAAGTGGTTTGAGAACGGCAACGTGTTCCGCTTTCCCCAGGGCGGAGACAGCCGCGAGGCGCTGCAGGCCACGCAGGAGGTGCCCGGCCTGACCGAGCTTGCCGCCGAGGTGGCCGCCAGCGCCGATGACGCCGTGCGCGCCAGTGCCGCCGAATTCGTGCTGGAAGGGCTGTATGGCCGCAAAAAGCTCTCACGCGCCGAGGAGCTGTACGCTGCCCCTGAACCTGAAACCCGCCAGCAGCGCGGTGGCCGCTGGAACTGA
- a CDS encoding CAP domain-containing protein, which produces MSPALTRSASLVLLALTLAACGGSPSAPVAGGGAPVGSTPNLSDTLAAQAVATPIALTPGQSLQLRVTVGGRAPQPGELTWTSGNAAVATVNQSGLVTATGAGSTTVRAALTGRPSVFLDFPVTVSAAAPAPSPTPPTTGFAQRVLDLTNAARAAGATCGSTAYAPVPALTLNAQLTQAAQGHASDMAAQNYFSHTGKDGRTFAQRVTAAGYTWRAVAENIAAGQSTAEQVVAGWLKSEGHCKNMMSAAYKELGVGYAQGGSYGHYWVQDFGSR; this is translated from the coding sequence ATGTCGCCTGCCCTCACGCGTTCGGCCAGTCTGGTGCTGCTTGCTCTCACCCTCGCGGCTTGTGGGGGCAGCCCCAGTGCTCCAGTCGCGGGCGGGGGCGCGCCTGTGGGCAGCACCCCGAACCTCAGCGACACCCTGGCCGCGCAGGCGGTGGCCACCCCCATCGCCCTGACCCCTGGCCAGAGCTTGCAGCTGCGCGTAACGGTGGGCGGGCGGGCCCCCCAGCCCGGCGAGCTGACCTGGACCAGCGGCAACGCGGCCGTCGCCACCGTGAACCAGAGCGGCCTGGTGACGGCCACGGGCGCGGGCAGCACCACCGTGCGCGCCGCCCTGACGGGCCGTCCCTCGGTCTTTCTGGACTTTCCGGTCACCGTGAGCGCGGCGGCCCCGGCCCCCAGCCCCACCCCGCCCACCACTGGCTTTGCCCAGCGGGTGCTGGACCTGACCAACGCGGCGCGCGCAGCCGGGGCCACCTGCGGCAGCACGGCCTACGCCCCGGTGCCCGCCCTGACCCTGAACGCCCAGCTGACCCAGGCCGCGCAGGGCCACGCCAGCGACATGGCCGCGCAGAACTACTTTAGCCACACGGGCAAGGATGGCCGCACCTTCGCCCAGCGCGTCACGGCCGCTGGCTACACTTGGCGCGCGGTGGCAGAGAACATTGCCGCTGGGCAGAGCACCGCCGAACAGGTGGTGGCCGGCTGGCTGAAGAGCGAAGGCCACTGCAAGAACATGATGAGCGCTGCCTACAAGGAACTGGGCGTGGGCTACGCCCAGGGCGGCAGCTACGGCCACTACTGGGTGCAGGACTTCGGCAGTCGGTAA
- the msrB gene encoding peptide-methionine (R)-S-oxide reductase MsrB produces the protein MTKPNYTKPSDAELRERLTPIQYQVTQHEGTERAFTGEYWDHTEEGIYVDVVSGEPLFSSLDKYDAGCGWPSFTRPIPSVALTENTDYKIGYARTEVRSQAADSHLGHVFPDGPQEHGGLRYCINSAALRFVPVSELEAQGYGEYLRLFAR, from the coding sequence ATGACCAAGCCCAACTACACCAAACCCAGCGACGCTGAACTGCGCGAGCGCCTGACGCCCATCCAGTACCAGGTGACGCAGCACGAGGGCACCGAGCGGGCCTTTACGGGCGAATACTGGGACCATACCGAAGAAGGGATTTACGTGGACGTGGTGAGCGGCGAGCCGCTGTTTTCCAGCCTGGACAAATACGACGCTGGCTGTGGCTGGCCCAGCTTTACCCGCCCCATTCCCAGCGTGGCCCTGACCGAGAACACGGACTACAAGATTGGCTATGCCCGCACAGAAGTGCGCTCGCAGGCGGCCGATTCTCACCTGGGCCATGTGTTCCCCGACGGCCCGCAGGAGCACGGCGGCCTGCGCTACTGCATCAATTCGGCGGCGCTACGCTTTGTGCCGGTCTCCGAGTTGGAGGCCCAGGGGTACGGCGAGTACCTGAGGCTATTCGCGCGCTAA
- a CDS encoding acyl-CoA carboxylase subunit beta codes for MTQPGIELQELIAAMEQRRAKVEQGGGPERLKKQKQGGKLTARERIEVLLDPGSFLEMGTFVEHRGGRLMQGVEAPGEGVVTGRGTIDGRQVFVFSQDFTVLGGSLGKMNAAKVTKIMDLAAKTGCPVIGLNDSAGARIQEGVDSLSGYGEIFYRNAIYSGAIPQISAILGPCAGGAVYSPALTDFILMSEGSSYMFITGPEVIKSVTREDVTFDQLGGADVHTRKSGVAHLEYDGDEAVLRGVRDLLGYLPQNAHEKAPALPTNDPATRTTEKLLDIVVPDQRKPYPMHDVIHELVDDGTFLEIQPGWAKNIIVGFARLNGESVGIVANNPRVMAGTLNIDASDKAARFIRTCDCYNIPILTLVDVTGFLPGVAQEHAGIIRHGAKMLYAYAEATVPKITLITRKSYGGAYLAMNSRDMGADVVYAWPTAAVAVMGAEGAANIVYRREIAGSENPDATRAQKIAEYKDAFDNPYVAASKGYIDDVIPMEDTRRILIQTFEMLRDKEEARPYKKHGNIPL; via the coding sequence ATGACACAGCCGGGCATCGAACTTCAGGAACTCATTGCGGCCATGGAGCAGCGCCGCGCGAAGGTGGAGCAGGGCGGCGGCCCGGAGCGGCTGAAAAAGCAGAAGCAGGGCGGCAAGCTCACGGCCCGCGAGCGCATTGAGGTTCTGCTGGACCCCGGCAGCTTTCTGGAGATGGGCACCTTCGTGGAGCACCGGGGCGGGCGGCTGATGCAGGGTGTAGAGGCCCCAGGCGAGGGCGTGGTGACGGGCCGGGGCACCATTGATGGGCGGCAGGTGTTTGTCTTTTCGCAGGACTTCACGGTGCTGGGCGGGTCGCTGGGCAAGATGAACGCCGCCAAGGTCACGAAAATCATGGATCTGGCCGCCAAGACGGGCTGTCCGGTTATTGGCCTGAACGACAGCGCCGGCGCCCGCATTCAGGAAGGCGTGGACAGCCTCTCGGGCTACGGCGAGATCTTTTACCGCAACGCCATCTATTCCGGCGCCATTCCGCAGATCAGCGCGATTCTGGGGCCCTGCGCGGGCGGCGCGGTGTACTCGCCGGCCCTGACCGATTTCATCCTGATGAGCGAGGGCAGCAGTTACATGTTCATCACGGGCCCGGAAGTCATCAAGTCCGTCACGCGTGAGGACGTGACCTTCGACCAGCTGGGCGGCGCCGACGTGCACACCCGCAAGAGCGGCGTGGCCCACCTGGAATACGACGGCGACGAGGCGGTGCTGCGCGGTGTGCGCGACCTGCTGGGTTACCTGCCGCAGAACGCCCACGAGAAGGCCCCCGCCCTGCCCACCAACGACCCCGCCACCCGCACCACCGAAAAGCTGCTGGACATCGTGGTGCCGGATCAGCGCAAGCCCTACCCCATGCACGACGTGATTCACGAACTGGTGGACGACGGCACCTTTCTGGAAATCCAGCCCGGCTGGGCGAAGAACATCATCGTGGGATTCGCGCGCCTGAACGGGGAAAGCGTGGGCATCGTGGCGAACAACCCGCGCGTGATGGCGGGCACCCTGAACATTGACGCCAGCGACAAGGCCGCGCGCTTCATCCGCACCTGCGACTGCTACAACATCCCCATCCTGACCCTGGTAGACGTAACCGGCTTCCTGCCCGGCGTGGCGCAGGAACATGCGGGCATCATCCGCCACGGCGCCAAGATGCTCTACGCCTACGCCGAGGCCACGGTGCCCAAGATTACCCTGATTACGCGCAAGAGCTACGGCGGCGCGTACCTCGCCATGAACAGCCGTGACATGGGCGCCGACGTGGTGTACGCGTGGCCCACCGCCGCCGTGGCCGTGATGGGCGCCGAGGGGGCCGCGAACATCGTCTACCGCCGCGAGATTGCGGGCAGCGAGAACCCCGACGCCACCCGCGCCCAGAAAATTGCCGAGTACAAGGACGCCTTTGACAACCCGTACGTGGCCGCCAGCAAGGGCTACATTGACGACGTGATCCCTATGGAGGACACGAGGCGCATCCTGATTCAGACGTTCGAGATGCTGCGCGACAAGGAAGAGGCGAGGCCCTACAAGAAGCACGGGAATATTCCGCTGTAA